The proteins below come from a single Desulfotomaculum sp. genomic window:
- the spoIIIAD gene encoding stage III sporulation protein AD, with the protein MEIMQIVGIGIVAAVLAVTIRQSKPEIAIGLSIATGIIIFLTVIGKIGSVIDVLRELSNRANLSTVYLATILKIIAIAYIADFGSQICRDAGEGALAVKIEFAAKILVLILAVPIVAAVLQALLKLVP; encoded by the coding sequence TTGGAAATTATGCAGATTGTGGGGATTGGAATAGTTGCGGCAGTTCTGGCGGTTACCATCCGTCAGAGCAAGCCGGAGATTGCCATCGGCTTGAGCATCGCCACCGGAATCATCATCTTTCTGACGGTTATCGGAAAGATTGGGTCCGTCATTGACGTTCTCAGGGAACTATCCAACCGGGCAAATTTAAGCACAGTTTATCTGGCAACCATTTTAAAGATCATCGCGATTGCCTATATAGCGGATTTTGGCTCGCAGATTTGCAGGGACGCCGGCGAGGGAGCGCTTGCGGTTAAAATAGAGTTCGCCGCCAAAATACTTGTGCTCATTTTAGCCGTGCCTATTGTAGCGGCAGTTTTACAGGCATTATTAAAATTAGTCCCTTAG
- the spoIIIAC gene encoding stage III sporulation protein AC, protein MTGFDINIVFKIVGIGILVAAAQYVLKCSNKEEYALIATLAGLGIVLFWVVQLLGVFFEQVKSVFKLF, encoded by the coding sequence ATGACAGGGTTTGATATCAACATCGTTTTTAAAATCGTTGGCATAGGAATCTTGGTCGCTGCAGCCCAGTATGTCCTCAAATGTTCTAACAAGGAAGAATACGCCTTAATTGCAACGCTTGCAGGCCTGGGCATCGTCCTGTTCTGGGTAGTTCAGCTCCTGGGAGTTTTCTTCGAACAGGTAAAATCGGTTTTTAAACTTTTTTAG
- a CDS encoding stage III sporulation protein AB: MLKTIACLVIVSAGGICGMLVARSYSLRPVELRSLKSALQMLETEITYAATPLAEALGLVASRTDYRLAPLFEETRKELLSMSGCTAREAWEKALLEFYPHSSLIGCDMAILRSLGGALGISDSSGQSKHLSLAMEQIEAELKKAEISALQHVKLWNYIGFLGGLVIVLIFY, from the coding sequence ATGCTTAAAACTATTGCCTGCCTTGTAATTGTTTCGGCCGGCGGCATCTGCGGAATGTTGGTTGCCAGGAGTTATTCCTTAAGACCGGTCGAACTGCGTTCTTTAAAATCAGCCCTGCAGATGCTGGAAACAGAGATTACCTATGCCGCTACGCCTTTAGCCGAAGCGCTCGGCCTGGTTGCGTCCAGGACGGATTACCGGCTGGCGCCTTTATTTGAGGAAACCCGCAAGGAATTATTATCCATGTCGGGATGTACGGCAAGGGAGGCATGGGAAAAGGCGCTTTTGGAATTTTATCCCCATTCGTCTCTGATTGGCTGTGATATGGCCATCCTGCGCAGCCTTGGCGGAGCCCTCGGAATTTCAGACAGTTCCGGGCAGAGCAAACACCTCAGTCTGGCCATGGAACAAATTGAAGCAGAGCTGAAAAAGGCCGAAATCAGCGCCCTGCAGCATGTTAAATTATGGAATTACATTGGCTTCCTGGGAGGCCTGGTGATAGTACTTATCTTTTATTAG
- the spoIIIAA gene encoding stage III sporulation protein AA: protein MITGLPLNILEKLEEIRLRQNRPLILGLADGDILLDNSGKPAAAPRDCYLVTADDIQRVTQLISGCSLYAFEEELKNGFITLPGGHRVGLTGKTVLENGRVRTLKYISGLNIRISREVKGAASPLLPFIIDQKSGSVLNTLIFSPPRCGKTTILRDVIRQLSNGIPELNFRGAVIGVVDERSELAGCFQGVPQREVGIRTDILDGCRKAEGMFMLLRSMAPRVIATDEIGTDEDFAALEGVFNAGVKVLTTVHAASFAELNQRPALRNLLNMKVIARFVLLGRSKNVGTIEEIIDGRTMLPLPAKEVEQCLKLLPAL, encoded by the coding sequence ATGATTACCGGCCTGCCTTTGAATATTCTTGAAAAACTTGAAGAAATACGCCTCCGGCAGAACAGGCCTTTAATCCTGGGTTTGGCTGATGGGGATATTCTCCTTGATAATAGCGGAAAGCCCGCAGCTGCCCCCCGTGATTGTTATTTAGTTACGGCTGATGATATACAGCGGGTTACCCAGTTAATCAGCGGCTGTTCTTTATATGCTTTTGAGGAAGAACTGAAGAACGGTTTTATAACTTTGCCCGGTGGACACAGGGTTGGTTTAACAGGAAAAACAGTCCTTGAAAACGGACGGGTCAGGACACTCAAATACATCTCCGGACTTAATATAAGGATCTCCCGGGAGGTCAAGGGCGCCGCCTCTCCTCTGCTTCCTTTTATAATTGATCAGAAATCCGGAAGCGTCCTCAACACCCTTATTTTTTCCCCGCCCCGCTGCGGGAAAACCACCATATTAAGGGATGTCATCAGGCAATTAAGCAACGGCATCCCCGAACTGAATTTCAGGGGAGCAGTAATCGGCGTGGTTGATGAACGATCCGAACTGGCGGGCTGCTTCCAGGGTGTGCCCCAGCGGGAAGTGGGAATCCGCACGGATATCCTGGACGGATGCCGCAAGGCGGAAGGAATGTTCATGCTCCTGCGCTCCATGGCGCCGCGTGTAATTGCTACGGATGAGATTGGTACGGACGAGGACTTTGCCGCTTTGGAAGGAGTCTTTAACGCCGGAGTAAAAGTGCTTACAACCGTTCACGCGGCTTCTTTTGCGGAACTCAACCAGAGGCCGGCCCTGCGCAATCTCCTGAATATGAAAGTAATCGCACGTTTTGTCTTATTGGGCCGTTCAAAAAATGTTGGAACTATAGAGGAAATTATCGACGGCAGAACGATGCTTCCGCTGCCCGCAAAAGAGGTGGAACAATGCTTAAAACTATTGCCTGCCTTGTAA